Part of the Sebastes umbrosus isolate fSebUmb1 chromosome 3, fSebUmb1.pri, whole genome shotgun sequence genome is shown below.
cgtcctgctgccactaatactcactagagcaccacatgtggattaacacaccgctgaaaatagtccctaacaaatgcactatttcctcctctatgtttgtttgattaaaactacagtgagcagctgtttcAGGAAATTAGTGAGActtttttaaacatgaaactatatatttgagTTACCTTGGGTGCAGGCTGAAACAGGAGCGGTGCAGCCGGTGCAACGGTGCTGAATAAAGCCGACAGCGATCCGGAGGCTTTAGACTTCTTCTTGAACAAACTTCCTGACACCTGACCCACCACGTAGTCAGCTGCTGGTTGTTCCGGCGACGCCTCTTCACTGAAGACAGAAACACTGAAGTGAAGAAGGTACAGCATCCAGAAAACATGACAGAACAGCTGCTCTGAGGTGCCAGGATCCACTTATCATATTTATATAGCTGCTAAACTAAAGAGGGTGACACTTGTTACTAAAGGATCAGCTCTGAGTTCTCACATAATATCTTACAATTattatattaacaatattaacattattgaaaggaaaagaagcaaatcttcacatttatgaagctgtaaccatgaaatgtttttacatgaaaaatgacttaaaccatCAAAATAGTTTCCAGTTAGTTTTCTGAcaatcgactaattgattaattgattaatcgtttcatCTGTACTTGTAAACTATTGGGGtaacaaatcatattttaaaatctTTAAATGTTTTGCCTGTAAAATTCTTAATTGGTAAAgttactaaagctgtcagataaatgtagaagagtagaagtataaagtataaaatggaaatactcaagtaaagtgcaagTAGCTGAAATGTGTACTGCAGTAGTACATTCCACCACTACAGTAGTCTCCTGgtataaacatgtgtttacctctcagaacaccaCAGTCCTGAGATCACCAGTGTTATAGTTCagcaaaattaataaatgaaactGTGCAACAATGCTGTATAATTCCCTCTTTAATTGTCATGCTGTGAGTAGCTTTAGACTGAAGGGTACATTATattatctggaacaagctcccagaaacctgcaggaccaactccaactctgagttctcttaaatcaaagcttaaaactctcctgtttgctgctgccttttattaaaccagataatgatcttatactgcactagagcttttactcttgtgtgttatactctattttagcttttatttttagcttgtttttattttctaatctttaatgtttttataactgttttaattatgtcttaatgttcttttgcactttgtcttaatgttcttgaatgtttatgtaaagcactttgaactgccctgttgctgaaatgtgctctacagatAAAGCTGGCTTGTCTATAAACAGAGGATGGATataaatttacacttttattaatgatttaaaaatagCCATCTTCCAGACTGATGTTTAGTCTCAGTTACAAATTAATGTGAGGTCAGGAAAATGACGCAGATTATCATCAGACACGTTAATTTAGGAAATAAACATCAGGACAAACATGTGTAAACAAACCTCTTCTGGTCTGTCTTCTTCATTGTTACTCCCAAATGATTCCGGCGTCACTCCAAGACTGACTTCCGGTTTGTTCTATATGTTAAAACAAGTAATTTATCAGGTTAAACTGCAGCGATTACACGACTTTCTGCCACTTTACCAATAACACGGGAGTtattacacacacacgttcTCACGTTTTACTTACCAGCACACGACCCGTCCTACTGTGAATTATCTCCCTAAAGGAACACGGTCACAGCGGCACAATGGTTCCTTTTAGTTTTCATCGATAAACGTTTGATTTGACACCAACGAACTGAACACTTCAgggagtaaaaacaaaatacgtgtatgtttttttttactctacgTATTTATCATtagttatatattttaaatgttttgtgagAACTTGTGCAACTTTGAAATCTGTCACTTCCGGTGAGCCAAAGATGTCAAATGTTTTGAGATAACTCCCCTCCGCTGAATTCTGAAGAAACCGTTTCGGTTTTGATCACAATAACTGCTCGTTCTGTGATGAACACATTGAAACtacagacatttattttatcAATGTATTTTTTGGTAATGCTTTCTCATATAATTTGCATTATTGGTTTTCCGCTAAATTTGTAAATCtttctaatctaacaaataaaaaaataaaaaaacttgtGCAACTTTGAAATCTGTCCTTTCCGGTGAGCCAGAGACGTCAGGAGTTTTGTGAGAACTTGTGCAGCTTTGAAATCTGTCCCTTCCGGTGAGACGTCCAATGTTTTGGGTTGTACCCGCGGCGTGAAGCTTCATCAGTTCAGAGGCTAGAAAACACCTCAAAAGCTCCACTTTAAAACGTCACAGGTGGCTTTATCTTTATATCTTTCTTTGTCAGTTGTACATTTAGGACTGTTTTTCACATTTGGGGTATAAACTGTAGAGCACAGTTATCGACTACCTAACGACGTGCTGTGATGGGAGGAGACGGAGCTTCGATGGGAGGAGATGACCAGACGGAGCCGGAGGACGCGGTGGGCAGGCGGGTCTTCTGCGACGAGGAGCGGGCCACGGTGCGGTATGTGGGCCCGGTGCCACCGACAGCAGGTAGGTTCACATCCTGGAGGTGTCAGATGATACGTTTCTCCCTCACTCATCCAGagacagaggtggaagaagaaggaggcCACTCAGTTACAAGTAGAAGTCTACAGAAGCATCAAGTaaaagccttaaaggtcccatattataaaaaagtgagattttcatgttttttattataaagcaggcttaatatagatactgtgaaagtatctaaACACTCAGtcaacagggaaatacacacagcccgtattcagaaactctgcatttgaaacaagctgtcaggatttctgcccatttgtgatgtcacaaatatacaatatttagacccttgacacaattttaaacgcaaacattctaaatgtctcccagtttatttcctggttgcagtgtatgtgaatgtcatcagctgacaggaagtaaacatggacccaaactgttgcctagcaacgcaattctgttgcagttgcaattccgtcaaaacggagcgtttcagacagaggttaaatacaggtatattcagacagacagtatgaggaaaataaaggtgtttttttttacattacagcatgtaaacatgttctagtagaaacacaaaatacaagtatgaacctgaaaatgagcacgatatgggtcctttaaagGTTACATGTTAtgcccattttcaggttcatacttgtatattgtgtttccactagaacatgtttacatgctgtcatgtatcaaaaacatttattttcctcctaaCTGTCTGGCTGAAGTTaccctgtattcaccctctgtctgaaacgctccgtttttagcacatttcaatggacttgcattgctaggcaacagcttgggtccacgtttacttcctgtcagctgatgatgtcattcacatacactgcaagaACTAGGCCTATGGAAggcagcagggtctgaaatgaacctttttcctcacctgtcactgtggcaggtcactgaacatttctaccagccactcatgttttttgtctgccacttctgaaatctaggtagaacactttaaaattgtaaacactgagtcagtggtaccagacagtagaattatggaatatatcatgtaatcTTAATGCATGACTATATTTAGTAACGCTTCATTtaacaggtctgcaaatttcatggtaattaggtgataattagcaagtaacctatttgaaatttctttggaattactgccaaattattccaatatttacctcaaaatttatcaaaaaaattaccttattataaacattatttaataattcgATACTAAAATAGCatctaatggttaaaataggtcccttaggcttgagaagcggctgctcttcatcggaggtggaaaaccaaaactaaaagaagacacttctgatcagacacaaatctcaccattgtgacttattgtctacacaaatgtaacccggtagctgatgtcattaatgtcatgattcagggagtttatcaagacattttaaagaagttatttgctaattatttaccagcagacatggaaataaagtagatcaattaactttgtattcttttcctagaaatgtgttaaattaattaccagctattgagaaatagtggaatataattattataatgttctataattgtgtgtgttttgtgtgttcagGGCTGTGGCTCGGCGTTGAGTGGGATAACCCTGAGCGAGGCAAACACGACGGCAGCCACGAGGGAGTCCAGTACTTCACATGCAGGTAATTCAGAGTTGTTActgtcattttaatgccacATGAAACTACAAGCTGAAATTTGGCAAGTTATTATCCTCTCACACAAGTTCCATTGTAGTTCAGAAACGCAATATATGCACATTTCTGAATGCTCAGtgcattcaaattaaaaaaaatgttatccaataggagacttttttttttttttaaatgtttgttagaCTAAATAAGAAGTCTGATGACAAGTGATGAACTAGTTTTTGACATTTGATAGATTCAACAAATAGAAAAAGAATCAATAGCTCAATCCACAATATGGATatgaaaatatctgaaataagTAAATGTTGTGTCCCTGATGGTTTTCTCTCCACTCTCTCAGACACCCAAAAGGAGGCTCCTTCGTCCGTCCAGAGAAGGTGAGCTTCGGAGTGGACTACCTGACCGTAGTGCAACAGCTGTACCAGATCGACTCCGAGGAGGTGCTGAGTGAGAcgatctccatctcctccaagAAACTCAAGTGGGCGGGCTTCGAGGAGCGCAGGTACGATGCTCATCAGACAGTTTTTGCACGATCTGTTTTAATCTCTCCTGGGAGGTTATCTGAGGATTCATACTGCTGCTGTTCTATATATTCAGACCTCTGCAGATAGTCAGGGTACTGAGCAGCTGCAGGTGGCCGGGCAGTAGACGTAGCAGGCAAAGAGAAAGGAAGAGCATGAATTAATAACAGATTCTCCAAAGAGTTAAACAGGATAGAGGTCTTCACAGGTCCAAATTTGAAACTCAGCATCAAAATGTGTGTAgatttaaccctcctgttgtgtTCCGGTCaacgttctctctctgaaaaatGTAGTTATTTAATCTGATTGTTTTAAGATTCCATGACTTTGTCCACACAGTGCATCTGAACACACTTAATAAGGTTTGATAATTTGATAAATAGACACACAGAATATTATCCAGACCAAGAGACAACCATTGGTTATGTactttctttactaataaaatcCTACCGGTCAGTTTGACTGGCAACACAACAGATGTTATGTTGAACAactatttaaacattttaaatggctTCAAAACAGTTGTCCTTCTTAAACTTTGACTCAAATGTTTCTGTGATTAGAAAGCACAATATGTTTCTTCTGAGTATTTGTTATAGTCAAAATattccatacatttttaaatgagttATATGAGATCAGGTCAATGAGGTCTACAGCCCATAAATTACAAATAGAAGTTCAAAACTTGTAATGCTCACAAGAACACAAGTTGATAAAAACATCTAACACAACATTAGGTGATAATATATGTATTACTATGAATTTTTAATCAGCTATAATAGGGCGGTCATTTTAGACCAGGAACACAAAAGTAATtaacatgaaacaaacacaacaggagGATTAAACaggttcctgtttcagtgtcacATGCACAATAATGCAGCCTATAACAAGCTGGAATTAACAGCTGCAACACGTTGCTTTAGTAAAGCTCTTCTTCAAACTTCACAATAGAAATAGAAGGTTAGTCTAGGGTTAGCTGTGTTGGAATATCAACTGGACATACTATGGGCTGACAAATTACAGTTACAGAgtaaaaacataatgaaaatacaacatagacagtCAGTATTCTCCACAGTATTCTCCCCTGCCATGCTAAACTGTGGGGACATTGACTAAATGGAAGTTTGAATAATTTATTCTTCTTTTGGTTCCAAAActatttcaaatgtaaataatacatttggcgtctgatttataatttttttttttatctctgttaaCGTAGTTATTATcaaaggaaagaagaaacacGAGAATGTAACAGCTGATTACAAACTTTTAACGTTATACTTAATTTATCAAATGACCTATTATTGTACAGATTATTCCATCTGGCTTTTATTTGGTTTGTTGGCCATTAGTTGAGGCTCTTATTTAAATCCTGGCTTTACTTGGAGACTTTATGTCACAGCTTTTGCACTATAAGGTCAAAAATCATGGATCATATTCTAGCAGTGTGGATAGAGATCTGTGTAACTGGAGAGGAGAAGGTAACATTATTAAATAGGTCAGGGCTCAGGgatcaatttgtttttttaattttcttttttcttttgtcttgaCAGTTTCGAGAGTCTTCCAACAGTGTTGCTGAGTCACAGTGAAGTGAACGGGCCCGGTGATGATGGAGAAATCAGGAAAACAACGCCAAGTATCTTTTTACAGTCCCATCAGGCCTCATCTGGCTGTACAAACAAAATACTTCCtgatatgaattcatattttagACGTTgctggtagtctgtattcgtcattcaaaaagggaaactggaagaccgaggactgcagatattcaagccgttgttatgatacgtacatgaaacaaactgTCCCGACCGCcgactgtcggcttggtgtgtcagggccttaagacTGTTGCCTCTGTCAAGTTGTGATTGTTGGTGACTGTTGGCAGTGTGAATAACCGTGTGCTCAGTGAGTCCTTAACAGCCGTGATCAGACGTGCAGAGGTTGGACCTGAGTAGGACTCTGCTGTCCTGCTGGGAGGACGTGGCTGCCATCACTCAGCAGCTGGACAAACTGAAGGAACTAGAGCTCAGGTACAGAGTCCGCTGACTGTGTGTGAGTTTTATTCTCTCCTTCCACTGAACGCTtcatcttgttttattttttagcaaCAACACACTGCGTTTGCCCTCTGACCTCTCCGCTCACTGCCAGGCTTTCTGCAGCCTCAGAGTCCTCGCCCTCAGCAGCTGTGACCTCACCTGGCCACAGGTACACCTTTCTGTACTGAACAGCACACACAGTGTACATGTCTGTGTTCACctgttcatcatcatcagggtCACTTTAGAAATCCTGTTACATTTCCACCTTCAGAGGAAAAGATTGGA
Proteins encoded:
- the LOC119484908 gene encoding tubulin-specific chaperone E-like: MGGDDQTEPEDAVGRRVFCDEERATVRYVGPVPPTAGLWLGVEWDNPERGKHDGSHEGVQYFTCRHPKGGSFVRPEKVSFGVDYLTVVQQLYQIDSEEVLSETISISSKKLKWAGFEERSFESLPTVLLSHSEVNGPGDDGEIRKTTPNVQRLDLSRTLLSCWEDVAAITQQLDKLKELELSNNTLRLPSDLSAHCQAFCSLRVLALSSCDLTWPQVHLSVLNSTHSGSLAPKRFENLCIIGWKRSGEVGEVGEVEELGWQIP